A stretch of the Lolium perenne isolate Kyuss_39 chromosome 3, Kyuss_2.0, whole genome shotgun sequence genome encodes the following:
- the LOC127338105 gene encoding uncharacterized protein, which translates to MKAAVATNVTVDLEDLDCTVCFGPLKPPVFQCAAGHALCSICYEKLPEKEKCQVCSITTGHNRFLAMESALQSIQVLCSNARNGCTAKMPYHEMEEHEKECMNAFCDRTRSNVMQPTPLNQCLSTDCYTLVIPKFCPSTSINISINNSEAKTKIHDKKSSTDSVMKMGPCGGSGGNAWKMDTRGVNRIFRVIVRHGWAVDAMSVLYERDGQEEESKLWGGTGGQPSEICLRQDEYLTSVKGHYGFFNEWFVIRSLTFVSNRRTFGPYGKEEGAPFKLPACGGKIIGFHGLSDGLLDAFGTYVKMG; encoded by the exons ATGAAGGCCGCCGTCGCCACCAATGTCACCGTCGACCTGGAAGACCTGGACTGCACCGTCTGCTTCGGCCCCCTCAAGCCTCCGGTCTTTCAG TGTGCAGCTGGTCATGCTCTTTGTTCGATTTGCTATGAGAAGCTTCCGGAAAAAGAAAAGTGCCAGGTGTGTTCCATCACCACAGGCCACAACCGGTTCCTCGCGATGGAGAGTGCGCTGCAGTCAATCCAGGTCCTTTGCTCCAACGCTAGGAATGGGTGCACTGCCAAGATGCcctaccatgagatggaggagcaTGAGAAGGAGTGCATGAATGCATTCTGTGACCGCACTAGATCAAACGTCATGCAGCCAACACCGCTGAACCAGTGCTTATCTACGGACTGCTACACGCTGGTAATCCCAAAGTTTTGTCCATCCACCAGCATCAACATCAGTATCAATAATAGTGAGGCGAAGACGAAAATCCATGATAAGAAGAGCTCAACG GATTCAGTTATGAAGATGGGTCCTTGTGGAGGTAGTGGTGGAAATGCCTGGAAGATGGACACGCGTGGCGTCAACCGCATTTTCAGGGTTATTGTCCGCCATGGCTGGGCTGTCGATGCCATGTCGGTGTTGTATGAGCGGGACGGCCAGGAGGAGGAGAGCAAGCTCTGGGGCGGAACCGGAGGACAACCCTCAGAG ATCTGTTTGCGGCAGGACGAGTACCTGACGAGCGTCAAGGGCCACTACGGCTTCTTTAACGAGTGGTTCGTCATTAGATCACTCACTTTTGTCAGCAATCGTCGCACTTTCGGTCCATACGGGAAGGAGGAAGGGGCGCCATTCAAGCTCCCTGCATGTGGTGGCAAGATCATCGGCTTCCACGGGCTCTCCGACGGCCTCCTCGACGCTTTTGGCACCTACGTCAAGATGGGCTAG